Proteins found in one Vagococcus carniphilus genomic segment:
- a CDS encoding DUF1697 domain-containing protein yields MKEGVDMISYVGFIRGLNVGGKNKVAMSDLRFEFEQLNYQSVSTIGNTGVIFFDSDEEVENDALSRQLTDKLGLEIKIVCLTFEKLLKIKSQLPDWWNQEKEWRHNVLFLLDEIDISHLTNQFPTFDESIEKAFVMDEAIFWASAFTERKDYYRSQYSKLMKHKVYKHVTIRNGNTLNKVFNKIEETGKKMGHS; encoded by the coding sequence ATGAAAGAAGGCGTAGACATGATTTCGTATGTAGGTTTCATTCGAGGGTTAAATGTGGGGGGAAAGAATAAAGTTGCTATGTCAGATTTACGATTTGAGTTTGAACAACTAAACTATCAAAGTGTTTCAACAATCGGTAATACTGGTGTTATCTTTTTTGACTCTGATGAAGAAGTAGAAAATGACGCGTTATCTAGGCAGTTAACTGATAAGTTAGGTTTAGAGATTAAAATTGTTTGTCTAACTTTTGAAAAATTACTTAAAATAAAAAGTCAGTTACCTGATTGGTGGAATCAAGAGAAAGAGTGGCGCCATAATGTCTTATTTTTACTGGACGAGATAGACATAAGTCATTTAACGAATCAATTTCCTACCTTTGATGAATCAATTGAAAAAGCCTTTGTAATGGATGAAGCCATTTTTTGGGCATCAGCTTTTACTGAAAGAAAAGACTATTATCGAAGTCAATACTCAAAATTAATGAAACACAAAGTTTATAAGCATGTTACAATCAGAAATGGTAATACACTAAATAAAGTATTTAATAAAATAGAAGAAACAGGTAAAAAAATGGGTCACAGCTAA
- a CDS encoding DNA/RNA non-specific endonuclease, translating to MAKKNNSQRKHPAAIIIGILVALGLTFAGIQVPDFLQDFLSSSESEVKKTSQGTTSQSGENPGPIEHGEATFTKEELKDNKKGWVHYGEYDEYNRPTTANALIKPEMIGTGSGAKQEIKPPGFISGLDPHNHSRGHLIGRQLGGSGEDPKNLVTLYQNPVNTPFMTKYENMVRKAADNGETIRYRVIPVYEGDIGMPTAVQMEGKSLNSSTINFNVTIENKK from the coding sequence ATGGCAAAAAAAAATAACTCACAGCGTAAACATCCAGCAGCCATTATTATTGGTATTCTTGTTGCGTTAGGTTTAACATTTGCAGGTATTCAAGTACCTGATTTTTTACAAGATTTCCTTAGTTCTAGTGAAAGTGAAGTCAAAAAAACAAGTCAAGGAACAACTAGCCAATCAGGAGAAAATCCAGGACCAATTGAACATGGAGAAGCAACTTTTACAAAGGAAGAATTAAAAGATAACAAAAAAGGATGGGTTCACTACGGAGAGTATGATGAGTACAATCGTCCCACTACGGCTAACGCTTTAATTAAACCAGAGATGATTGGAACAGGAAGTGGTGCCAAACAAGAAATTAAGCCACCTGGTTTTATTTCAGGACTTGATCCACATAATCATTCAAGAGGACATTTAATTGGCAGACAGTTAGGAGGGAGTGGTGAAGATCCTAAAAACCTGGTAACACTTTATCAAAACCCAGTTAATACACCCTTTATGACAAAATACGAGAACATGGTTCGAAAAGCAGCTGATAATGGTGAAACAATTCGTTACCGAGTTATTCCCGTTTACGAAGGTGATATCGGAATGCCAACAGCTGTTCAAATGGAAGGTAAAAGTTTAAACTCTTCAACGATCAATTTTAATGTTACAATTGAGAATAAAAAGTAA
- a CDS encoding ABC transporter ATP-binding protein, translated as MSYVEVKDVFKRYHMGDNVIVANNGVSFSIEEGEFVVILGPSGAGKSTVLNILGGMDSCDEGEIIVDGVDIAKHSTKELTTYRRLDVGFVFQFYNLVPNLTARENVELASQVSSKALDVDEVLSLVSLDHRKDNFPAQLSGGEQQRVAIARALAKNPKLLLCDEPTGALDFETGKQVLKILENTCRDYRTTVIVITHNSEIAKMADRIIRVNDAKVRSIEINENPLPVEEIEW; from the coding sequence ATGAGTTATGTAGAAGTTAAGGATGTATTCAAACGATATCATATGGGAGATAATGTCATTGTGGCCAATAACGGAGTCTCTTTTTCTATAGAAGAAGGAGAATTTGTCGTTATTTTAGGACCAAGTGGCGCAGGTAAATCAACGGTTTTAAATATTTTAGGTGGTATGGATAGCTGTGATGAAGGAGAAATCATTGTTGATGGTGTTGATATTGCTAAACACAGTACTAAAGAATTGACGACTTATAGAAGACTCGATGTTGGATTTGTTTTCCAATTTTATAACTTAGTTCCTAATTTAACGGCTAGAGAAAACGTAGAGTTGGCTTCTCAAGTTTCCTCGAAAGCTTTAGATGTTGATGAAGTTTTATCTTTAGTGAGTTTAGATCATAGAAAAGATAATTTTCCGGCACAACTTTCTGGAGGAGAACAACAACGCGTGGCTATTGCAAGAGCACTAGCTAAAAACCCTAAATTATTGTTATGTGATGAGCCAACTGGGGCTTTAGATTTTGAAACAGGAAAACAGGTTTTAAAAATTTTAGAAAATACCTGTCGAGACTATCGAACAACAGTTATTGTTATTACACATAACTCTGAAATTGCCAAAATGGCAGACCGAATCATTCGAGTAAACGATGCTAAAGTTAGAAGTATTGAAATCAATGAGAACCCGTTACCAGTAGAAGAGATTGAATGGTAG
- a CDS encoding ABC transporter permease: MSKKALRKSNIREIFQSKARFFSILLIIFLGVCFYAGIKATGPDMINTADTYYKDKNLMDSKITSPIGVTQKDLDTIKKESYVKQAEGSYTVDIAEKKENNLMRLMSYNDSGKDKLNQPRVVEGRLPKKSGEIALDNRAEEMRKYHLGDTIILDDKEKQIKEKEYKVVGIVNSPMYIDQVSRGNTNIGKGSIDFFGIIPKTDFDLEHYTEIYVTYKNTTDLVSYSDDYKKAVEKNEKKIKSLLKPIATKRFNDLKQDSMNQINKGKTQLENGQKEIETAKNQLSDGKKQMEEQEKSFELAKSMGQPVPEEAEQSIEKAKKELKEQEEKLAKETTKLEEKQDELVEQEKNVADIDKLNYAFYDRDDNPAYSEYNDNADRISSIATVFPVFFFMIAALICLTTMTRMVDEKRGEIGTLKALGYSNGEIAQKFIIYATLASVIGSVLGLLLGFNIFPTVIFNAYGSLYNLPPVIITYYLSYSIQSIVVALLCTLLSSMIVLRVDLLSTPAVLMRPKAPKPGKRIWLEKIKWIWSKMNFNQKVTARNLFRYKQRMLMTVLGIAGCMAMIITGFGLKDSIGDIVDIQFSKIWHYDATVMYNPDATKEETKDYEKKRDELAIYDAHLALSQKTVEVTQKGYKKQEVVVDTPKDSSKLNEFITFNNRKTGEIYQLDDTGVIINEKLSKLYDLKEGDTLKIKASGDKVRNVKVKHIVENYAMHFIYMTPSYYEKIFEESPEYNVDLLTFNKEISEKQEEKLAEELMKTKKAINVSFTSQIGKAMDDTMGSLNIVVWVLIVSAAMLAFIVLYNLTNINISERIRELSTIKVLGFYDKEVTMYVYRENNILTLLGILLGCVLGKLLHGFVLQTAEVDMMMFPPDIHVISYVYSAALTVLFSLVVMFFMHRRLKKVDMIEALKSTE; encoded by the coding sequence ATGAGTAAAAAAGCGTTAAGAAAATCAAATATACGAGAAATATTTCAATCAAAAGCAAGATTCTTTTCTATTTTGTTAATTATTTTTCTGGGCGTTTGTTTCTATGCAGGGATTAAAGCAACCGGACCTGATATGATCAACACAGCTGATACGTATTATAAAGATAAAAATTTAATGGATTCTAAAATAACCTCTCCAATAGGTGTTACTCAAAAAGATTTAGATACGATTAAAAAAGAGAGCTATGTCAAACAAGCTGAAGGTAGCTATACGGTTGATATCGCTGAAAAAAAAGAAAACAATTTGATGCGTTTAATGTCTTATAATGACTCGGGAAAAGATAAGCTCAATCAACCAAGAGTAGTGGAAGGCAGACTGCCTAAAAAATCTGGTGAAATAGCTTTAGATAATCGAGCAGAAGAGATGAGAAAATACCATCTAGGAGATACGATTATTCTAGATGATAAAGAAAAACAGATTAAAGAAAAAGAATATAAAGTCGTAGGAATTGTTAATAGTCCGATGTATATCGATCAAGTTTCAAGAGGGAATACAAATATCGGAAAAGGTTCTATTGATTTCTTTGGAATCATTCCTAAAACTGATTTTGATTTGGAACATTATACTGAAATTTATGTGACTTATAAAAATACAACTGATTTAGTTAGCTACAGTGACGATTATAAAAAAGCTGTCGAAAAAAATGAAAAGAAAATAAAATCTCTGCTAAAACCTATAGCAACAAAACGATTTAATGACTTAAAACAAGACAGTATGAATCAAATTAATAAAGGAAAAACTCAGTTAGAGAATGGTCAGAAAGAAATTGAAACTGCTAAGAATCAACTTTCAGATGGCAAGAAACAAATGGAAGAACAAGAAAAATCATTCGAACTTGCTAAAAGTATGGGACAACCAGTCCCAGAAGAAGCTGAGCAAAGTATTGAAAAGGCAAAAAAAGAACTAAAAGAGCAAGAAGAAAAACTGGCAAAAGAAACAACTAAATTAGAAGAAAAGCAAGATGAATTAGTCGAGCAGGAAAAAAATGTAGCAGACATAGATAAGTTGAATTATGCTTTTTATGATCGAGATGATAATCCGGCTTACTCAGAATACAACGATAATGCAGATCGGATTTCGTCAATTGCAACCGTCTTTCCCGTATTTTTCTTCATGATAGCAGCTTTAATTTGCTTAACAACTATGACAAGAATGGTTGATGAAAAACGAGGAGAGATAGGAACTCTAAAAGCCTTAGGTTATAGTAACGGTGAAATTGCTCAAAAATTTATTATTTACGCTACGTTGGCTAGTGTGATTGGAAGTGTTTTAGGTCTTCTATTAGGTTTTAACATTTTTCCAACAGTCATCTTTAATGCCTATGGTTCACTTTATAATTTACCACCGGTTATTATTACGTACTATTTAAGTTATTCCATTCAGTCTATTGTGGTAGCTCTATTATGTACCCTATTGTCATCAATGATTGTTTTAAGAGTTGATTTACTCAGTACACCAGCTGTATTAATGAGACCAAAAGCACCTAAACCAGGTAAAAGAATTTGGTTGGAAAAAATCAAATGGATCTGGTCAAAGATGAATTTCAACCAAAAAGTAACTGCAAGAAATCTGTTTAGATATAAACAGCGGATGTTGATGACGGTACTTGGGATTGCTGGTTGTATGGCGATGATTATTACAGGTTTTGGTTTGAAAGATTCGATAGGTGATATTGTTGATATTCAGTTTTCAAAAATTTGGCATTATGATGCAACAGTGATGTACAATCCTGATGCCACCAAAGAAGAAACGAAAGATTATGAGAAAAAAAGAGATGAACTAGCTATTTATGATGCTCATTTAGCTCTTTCTCAAAAGACAGTTGAAGTCACTCAAAAAGGTTATAAAAAACAAGAAGTAGTTGTAGATACACCCAAAGATAGTTCTAAATTAAATGAATTTATTACGTTTAATAATCGTAAAACGGGAGAAATATATCAACTAGATGATACTGGAGTTATTATCAACGAAAAATTGAGTAAGCTATATGATCTTAAAGAAGGAGATACTTTAAAGATAAAGGCTAGTGGCGACAAAGTTCGAAACGTTAAGGTGAAACATATTGTGGAAAACTATGCGATGCACTTTATTTATATGACCCCGAGTTATTATGAGAAAATCTTTGAGGAATCACCAGAGTATAATGTTGATCTACTAACATTTAATAAAGAGATTAGTGAAAAGCAAGAAGAAAAATTAGCTGAGGAGTTAATGAAAACTAAAAAAGCGATTAATGTAAGCTTTACTAGTCAAATTGGAAAAGCCATGGATGATACAATGGGAAGTTTGAATATTGTTGTTTGGGTATTAATTGTTTCAGCAGCAATGTTAGCATTCATTGTTCTTTATAATTTGACGAATATCAACATTTCAGAACGAATTCGAGAACTCTCTACCATTAAAGTACTTGGCTTTTATGATAAGGAAGTCACGATGTATGTTTATAGAGAAAATAATATCTTAACCCTATTAGGAATATTATTAGGGTGCGTTCTAGGAAAACTTCTTCATGGTTTTGTGTTACAAACTGCTGAAGTGGATATGATGATGTTCCCACCAGATATTCATGTCATTAGTTATGTTTACTCAGCAGCCTTAACTGTTCTATTTTCTCTCGTTGTGATGTTTTTCATGCATCGCAGATTGAAGAAAGTAGATATGATTGAAGCGTTGAAATCAACGGAATAG
- a CDS encoding LytTR family DNA-binding domain-containing protein: MKLNFYWEENQSTDSLDIISHPTNQKQVFKIKELFNQTILLTEPNNNRKKVIPIDEIESIIFLGHLSKVTLINQKSYFYDKRLKELRYLEKLHFNQINQSTIINLNQIKSFQAEKQARLELITKTNQHYIVSRHYTKQLKERLLCLTH; the protein is encoded by the coding sequence TTGAAACTAAATTTTTACTGGGAAGAAAATCAATCAACTGATAGCCTTGATATCATTAGTCACCCAACAAATCAAAAACAAGTATTTAAAATAAAAGAGCTATTTAATCAAACAATTCTATTAACTGAACCAAACAATAATCGGAAAAAGGTTATACCAATTGATGAAATAGAATCCATTATCTTTTTAGGTCATTTATCAAAAGTCACTTTAATTAACCAGAAAAGTTATTTTTACGATAAACGTTTAAAAGAGCTGCGTTATCTTGAAAAACTTCATTTCAACCAGATTAACCAATCAACTATCATTAACCTAAATCAAATTAAGTCTTTCCAGGCAGAAAAACAAGCACGTCTTGAATTAATCACTAAAACTAATCAGCATTACATAGTCAGTCGTCATTACACAAAACAATTAAAGGAGAGATTATTATGTTTAACTCATTAA